The following nucleotide sequence is from Barnesiella viscericola DSM 18177.
CTTCACGCTGGCACTGATGATAGGGCTTAGTAGAATTTATGGGGAAGATGTGTTTCCTTCAATAGTGTCTCTTAATGATACGGCTGTGCTCTCTTTTGGGCTCAGCAGTTTGTTATTGCTGTATTTGACCGGAATCACCGACGATTTGATAGGCGTGCGTTATTACCAGAAGTTTATTGTACAAATCTTTTGTGCAGTCTTGTTGGTTTCCTCGGGCCTATGGATCAATAACCTGTATGGTATTTTCGGAATTTATGAACTACCGGCTTCGGTAGGTATTCCCTTTACAGTCTTTACGATTGTATTTATAACCAATGCCATTAACCTCATTGATGGTATTGATGGTTTGGCCTCGGGATTAAGTGGTATTGCTCTGCTGTTTTTTACCTTTTTGTTTACCTATCAGCGCGAGTGGCTGTATGCGGCATTGTCGATTGTCACCTTGGGAACACTTATTCCGTTCTTTTACTATAATGTGTTTGGCAATCCCGATCGCGGGAGAAAAATTTTTATGGGCGATACTGGTTCATTGACGATTGGTATGGTATTGAGCATGTTGGCCATTCGTTTCAGTATGACCGATGCCTCGGTTCTTCACAGAGTCCCCGATGCGATTGTAATAGCTTTCTCGGTATTGATTACCCCGGTATTTGATGTGGTTCGGGTTATTTTGCATCGGGCTCGGTTCCATAAAAACATTTTCAGTCCCGACAAAAATCATATCCATCATAAATTCCTGGCATTAGGCTTTACTCACCGGGCTGCGATGATTACGATTCTGCTCATCTCTGCCGGCTTTGCTGCCATGAATCTTTTGCTGCTTACTCATATTGATATTAATCTATTGTTGTTTTTGGATATCTTTATTTGGACTGTTATGCAGTTGTTTTTGACGCACCAAATAAAGAAACGGAATGCGAATTTGAAAAACTAAATCGTTAATAGTTATCTTTTTTCTGATGAAATATATTTCGAGAGTCTTGATGTTCATGGTATTTGTAGGATTGGTATCATGTGTCCCGACTAAAAAAATGATCTATTTGCAAGGAGCCGACGAATTGGCCGAAAATCCTCAAACCATTGCACAGAATTATGAATTGAAGATTGTTCCCGACGATCAGTTGCTGATAACCGTTAGTAGCAAAGATGGTGAATTGTTGGAATTGTTTGCCAATAGTCAGACCTTGGGAGGTACAGGATCTTCTACTACTGTTCAAGAGGCCATAGGCCTTCGGGTTGATAGAGAAGGCAAAATCGATGTGCCTATCTTGGGTGAGATGCAGGCTGCCGGATTGACTCGTGGGGAATTGGCAGAGAACATAAAAAACAAACTTATCGAAGGTGAGTATCTGAAAGATCCGGTAGTAACAGTACAACTGAAAGCTTTTAAAGTTTCGATTATGGGCGAGGTCAATAGTCCCGGAGTCCAAACCATGTCGGGCGACCGGGTGACCATTCTCGAAGCTTTGTCGATGGCCGGCGACCTTACCCCGTCGGGAAAACGTGATAACATTCTGGTTGTCCGTGAAGAGGGTGATCAACGAGTTAGTTATGTGGTTGATTTGACGTCGAGCGAAAAAGTATTGACATCACCCTGTTACTATTTGAAGCAAAACGATGTGATTTATGTACAGCCCAATAAAGCAATAGGGGTGAGAGGTAGTGCTACGATGACGTTTATCTCGGCAAGTAGCAGTATCTTGTCGCTCATCGCCTCGGTATTGTCGATTGTATCAATGATTATAGTATTAAAAGACAAGTAATATCTCTATATATGGAGCTCATTCAAGAAACTAAAAACGAGAAGAAGAATGAAGGGGGCATAACCCTGCGTGATATTGTTGAATTGATATTTGACAACTGGTATTGGATTGTCTTGTCGATAGCCGTATGCGTCTCGGTTGCCTGGCTCTATCTGGCTATGCAGACACCCCTATACAAGCGTACGGCGGTGATGCTGGTCAAAAGTGAGAACAAGTCGAGCAACGATATGTCGGCCATCTTGGAAATGAATGGGGGTGTATCGGTTGGTAGTGTAGATAATGAAATCTATATACTGCAATCGCACCAACTGATGCGCGAAGTGGTAGAACGTCTGCACCTCGATGTTGCCTATCGGGTGAAAGATTGGCTCCATTATAAGTCGCTTTATGCCGAGTCTCCTATTCGGGTCAATTTTATAGATCCCTATACAGCTCCGGTCTTTATGAAAATAAGACCGTTGGACGACACACATTATTTGTTGAAACAGTTTAGTGTAGGGGGGGTAAAGAGTGAAGACCGTGAGCAGGAAATAGCGTTTGGCGATACGCTTGTTTCAGAAGCTGGACGTATTGTAGTCGAGGCTGTTCCCGAATATTTGCCTGCCTATTACAATATCCCGGTTGAGGTTTCTCGCATTTCGTTAGATGCGGCATCGGGTATGTATCATGCTTCGGCTTCATTGGCAGGAGAGCGCACTACGTTGGTTCAGATAAATTGTGTAGATTCCAATATTTCACGAGCCGATGCGATATTGAGCACTTTGATCGATGTTTATCGAGAGACGATTATTGAAGATAAAAACCGCATTGCAACCAGTACGGCCAAGTTTATCAACGAGCGGGTCGAGATTATCAGTCGCGAGTTGGGCGATGTAGAAAACGAGTTGACTGATTTTAAACAAAAGAATCGTATTGTCAGCATCGATGCTGCGGCTTCTCAGTTTATGAGTGAGAATAGTCAGATGCGTAGTGAACTGGTACAACTTGAAATGGAATATGCTATTGCACAAGCCGTACAAAAGGCATTCTCCGGGAAGGAGAATAATAAACAGTTGATCCCTAATGTATCGGGTGTTGGAGATGCCGGTTTGCAAAGTCAGATAGAGGCATATAACGCAATGATATTGCAACGTGAGCGCCTGGTTGCCAATTCAGGGGAAAGCAATCCGTTGGTACGCGATTTGGATAGTAACTTGGCCTCGGTTCGGGAGAATCTGTCCTCGTCGTTAAACAATTATATCTCAACCTTGAAATTGAAGTTAGGAAAAGCCCGTTCGGTAGAGGAGCAAACATTGAGTTATATTGAATCGGTACCCCAGCAAGAGAAAAAGGCTTTGGGAATCATTCGGCAACAGAATATTAAGGAGGCACTCTATACCTTCTTGTTGAACAAGCGGGAAGAGAATGCCATGCAATTGGCCATTACCGAAGCCAATATACGTGTAATCGAAGCTCCGTTCGGTTCATCGGCCCCCGTAGCTCCCGCGCGGCGTATGCTGTTGATGGGAGCATTTATCGTAGGACTTATCATACCGTTGGCTATTCAACTCTTACGTCTTTTATGGAATACTGGTGTACGGGGCCGCAAAGATGTAGAAGAGTACACTACAATGCCTATTTTGGGTGAAATTCCTTTGATGAAGAACGACAAGGATAAAGATGAATTGGCCATTGTCGTGGGTGAGAACAAGACCAGTAGCATAGCCGAGTCGTTCCGCCTTTTACGGACCAATATGGACTTCGTAGCACCAGAGGCGCGAGTTATTATGTTTACATCAACCATGCCCAGCGAAGGCAAGAGTTTTGTATCTCGAAACTTTGCCGTGACACTGGCGATGACTCATAAAAAAGTAGTTTTGCTCGATATGGATTTGAGAAAACGTACGTTGAGCAAAACCCTCGATTTGACAACCAAGAATGGAGTGTCGACTTGGCTATCGGGTAAAAATCATAGTATAGACGAATTGATTCAACCCAGTAGTGTACATGATCGGTTTGATATGATTTCAGCCGGGATTGTTCCACCCAATCCTTCGGAGTTGTTGATGAGCAATCGCTTTCCTGTGTTGATTGAGGAGTTGAAGAAGCAGTATGATTATATTATACTCGACTGTGTGCCTGCACTTGTCGTTGCCGATGCCAGCATTATCGGGCGTGTTGCCGACCTTACCATCTACGTGATTCGCAATGGAGTCTTAGACCGCCGTTATCTTCCTGAACTTGAGAAACTCTATCGAGAGAATAAGTTCAAAAATCTCACCGTCGTACTCAATGGCGTTGAGATGGAAAGCAAGAAATACGGCTATGGTTATGGTTATGGTTATGGTTATGGCTATGGTTCAGAGCATGGGCGGAAGAAAAAACGGAATGTCATCTATAAGTGGGCTCATAAAATAGTCCGGATATTCAGGGGATAAGATTAGAATCCCCATGGGTCATCATTTTTGATTTTTGTATTTATAGGAGAATAGTGTTCTATGCCTCAACAAGAGTCACGGGTCAAAAAATCTTTGTTGAACGCAAGAGTCAATCTCATATTCTATTTTTTGACTCTTATCCTCTCGTTCTTTTCCCGAAAGATCTTTCTCGATACCTTGGGTGCCGATTTCGTGGGCCTAACAGGGACCTTGCAGAACCTGCTCGGCTTCCTGAATTTGGCCGAATTGGGAATAGGTAGTGCCATCGGTTATGTGTTGTACAAACCGTTGTTTGAACATGACGAAGGAAAAATCAATGAAATCATCTCTGTGTTCGGTTACCTCTATCGGTGGATAGGATTTATCATTTTAGGAGCCGGTTTAATCCTTGCCTGCTTCCTTCCTCTGATATTCCCCAAGACCCAATTCGAGATGGGGCTTATCTTCTTTGCCTATTTTTCCTTTTTGGCCTCATCGTTGATTGGCTATTTCGCTAACTACAAACAGACCCTTTTGGGTGCCGACCAAAAGAATTATGTCGTCACCGCTTATTTTCAGACGGGAAATATTGTAAAAGTACTCATTCAGATGGCCAGTGCTTATTATACGGGAAGTTACTATCTATGGGTCATCATAGAGTTGACTTTTGGTATTATCTATTCAATCATACTGAATTGGAAAATCAATCAAGTCTACCCGTGGCTTCGTAGCGAAGTTCGCTTAGGGAAACAGCTTTTCAAGAAATATCCCGAGGTGATGAAATACACCAAGCAGTTGTTTGTGCATCGGATTTCTACGTTTGTCCAATTCCAGACAACTCCATTCTTAGTATATGCATTTGTTTCATTACAGACGGTTGCTTATTATGGAAACTATACGATTGTTACAGATAAAGTCAGTCAATTACTCAATAATTTGTTGAGTAGTACAGGTGCAGGTGTAGGCAATTTAATAGCAGAGGGTAATAAGGAGAAGATAGAACATGTTTTTTGGGAGTTAATATCAATACGTTTTTTTATTACGGGTATTTTGTTATTTTCGTTGTATAATTTATTACCTCCATTTATTACTCTTTGGCTAGGCCCTCAGTATCTACTTGCTAATTCGGTATTGATACTGATGCTGTTTAGCTTTTTTATCGGCATGACACGAGGCGCTACCGATCAGTTTTTATATGGTTATGGACTATTTTATGACACTTGGGCGCCAGTGGCAGAGTCTGTAATTTTTATAGTTGTTGCCATAATTGGTGGACATATTTGGGGATTGTCTGGTGTTTTATTAGGAGGCATAGTTAGTTCAGCTCTTATTATTGGGATTTGGAAACCCTATTTCCTTTTCTCTAAGGGTTTTGAGCTATCGGTATGGCATTATTGGCGTAGGATATTGTACTATATTATACTTACAATTTTCTCATTTTTTGTAGTTGACTTTATTGTATCTCTGTTTATTGATTCCAGTTATTCATTAGAGGGGTGGGGAAATTGGATTTTGTATTCTGTAGTAATAACAGGTTCTTTCTCTTTATTCTATTTCGGTTTATTGTATATTGGAACCAAGGAAATGAGAACCTTTTTAAATAGGGTATTAAAATGGAAAAGATAAAACCTATTTTAAGTGTAATAGTTCCAGTTTATAATGTGGAACCATATTTATCCCGTTGTGTAGATAGCATATTGTCTCAATCGTTTACTAATTTGGAGTTGATATTGGTTGATGATGGCTCAACTGATAGAAGTGGAGCTATTTGTGATGAATATGAGAAGAAAGATGATAGAGTTATTGTCTGTCATCAACCTAATAGAGGAGTTGCAGCAGCTCGCAACAGAGGATTGGATCTAGTCCGTGGAGAATATATAACATTTGTAGACTCTGATGATCAAATTGGAACATCGACAACCTATGAGGAGAATATGGCAATCTTCAAAAAGGATGCTCGGATAGATGTTGTCCAATATCCTATATATGCTATTTCAGCTGACAATAGAGTTAATAAATCTATACCTACTTCTCAATATGTAGAAGGTGAAAGAAATTTATTCTTAAGTTGGTATCAAGGAAACCCAATTCGAGGTTATGTTTGGGATAAGATCTTTAAAAAAAATATTTTCGATACGATTCGATTTCCAAAAGGAATGCAGCTTGCCGAAGATGCCTATTGTATCGTAGACTTTGTGAAAGTCGTTAAGTATTTGTTTATATCAGAGTTGGGATATTATAATTATTTTTATAGGGATAATGCTGCAACTATACAATTTTCGGCTGAAAAATGTACTGATTTATTTTTATGTAAATACAGACATTTTAGATTCCTATCAACATTATCCTCTGTAGACAAAGAATGTTCTCATTATTTCTTTTATGTATACAAGGATTTTTTAAATACACGAATTGCAGTGCATAAAGAAGGGAGATTTGTAGATTCTTTGGAATTTATGAAGGAGCACATGCCTCAATGGAAATTTGTGAGAAATGAATCTATAAAAAATAGAATATGGTATATATTATTTTCTATATTAGGAATAAGAAATAGTTCTTCTTTATATGTAAATGTAGTATTATTAAGGCTGAGAGTGAGAAGGTTATTTGTGAAAGAATGAGAGAAAAGATAATAAGTATTTTATAAAAATTATGATACCTAAGGTAATTCATTATTGTTGGTTTAGTGGAGATAAGAAAAATAGATTTATCTCAAATTGTATCAAAAGTTGGAGAAGAGTAATGCCTGATTATGAAATTAAGTGTTGGGATGCAAATAGTTTCGATTTTGACAGTATTCCTTTTGTAAAACAGGCATGGCAGGATAAAAATTGGGCATATGTATCTGACTATATTCGGCTATATGCATTATATACAGAAGGGGGAATATATTTAGATAGTGATGTTAAAACTTATAAACGATTTGATGATTTTTTGCAAAATAGATTTTTTGTAGGGACAGAGGAGCCATTTGAAGGATCTATTCATGTTGAATCGGCAATTATGGGAGCAGAGAAGAATCATCCGTATCTAGAAAAATGTCTTCGTTTTTATAATTCAATAGATTATAAAGATGGAAAGGGAGAGAGAGCAGAAGTAATACCTTTTGTAATGACGAGGATTCTTAAAGAGGAATATAATTATAAAGCAGAAAATTTAGATCAGAATTTGGCCGATGGAATCCGTATTTATTCACAGAAGTTTTTTGGGCATAAGTTTGGTACGAGAGCTGGTGATTATTACGCGATTCATTTTTATAATAGCGCATGGTCGATAAAAAACCGGGGGAAGTTGTATTTTTTCTGTAAGAATAATGATCTTATGACCATATACTGTTTTTTAGAAAAAATAAATCATTTATGTTCTAAAAAATAAATTTATAGATGATTCCCTCATATGATATATTGATTGTTGGCTCAGGATTATATGGAGCGACTTTTGCTCATGAGGCGAATAAGTGTGGATTAAGATGCCTTGTGATAGAGAAAAGGTCTCATTTGGGCGGAAATGTATATTGCGAAGAGGTAGAAGGAATCCATGTACATAAGTATGGAGCTCATATATTTCATACCTCAAATGAATCTGTTTGGAACTTTGTAAATTCGATTGTATCGTTTAATCGATACACAAATTCGCCTATAGCCAACTATAAAGGAGAGTTGTATAATTTACCCTTCAATATGAATACATTTTATCAAATGTGGGGGGTAAAAACGCCAAGAGAAGCTCAAGTCATTATTGAGGTTCAGCGCCAAGAGGCTTTGGACCTGATGAGGAGCCAAGGGCATTGGGAACCGACGAATTTGGAAGAGCAGGCGTTGATATTAGTTGGAAAAGATATTTATGAGAAACTGATAAAGGGATATACCGAGAAGCAATGGGGGCGTAGCTGTGTAGATCTACCGGCGTTTATCATTAAGAGATTGCCAGTGCGGTTGACTTTTGATAATAATTATTTTAATGATTGTTATCAGGGTATCCCTATTGGAGGTTATAATAATTTGATACAGGGCCTTTTATCGGGAATAGATACTCGAGTGAACTCGGATTTTTTTGAGAATCGAGCTTATTGGGAGTCTCTTGCTCATCAAATTGTATATACAGGCCCTATTGACCAATATTATGAATATCAGTTTGGTCATTTGCAGTACAGAACAGTTCGTTTTGAATCCGAAATATATGATGTGCCTAATTTCCAAGGGAATGCAGTTATTAATTATACAGGGAAAGAGATTCCATATACTCGAATCATTGAACATAAACATTTTGAACTCTTTGGCAATGATATTAATCGGATTGGGAAAACAGTCGTAACCAAGGAGTACTCTATGGAATGGCAACCGGGTATGGAACCGTATTATCCGGTTAATGATACGCGAAACAATGAGATACATGCGAAATACAGGCATTTGGCCGAAAAAGAAGAACATGTCATCTTTGGAGGCCGTTTGGCTGAATATAAGTATTACGATATGGCTCCTGTTATCGAACGGGCTTTAAACGATGCCCGTACATTTATAAAAGAAAGATAGTATGGCAAAAGTATTGACAATCGTTATTCCTGCATATAATGTGGAACAATATATTGATCGTTGTTTGAAGAGTGTAACGACTCATGTAGATAGCCTTGACGATTTGGAGATTATTGTTGTGAATGATGGCTCAAAAGACAATACTCTTGAATTGGCTCAGCGATATGCGGTGAAGTATCCACAAAGTGTTCGTGTGATAGATAAGCCTAATGGCGGCTGGGGATCGGGAATAAATCGTGGAATTGAGGAGGCTACCGGGAAATATTTGAAGACGCTCGATTCAGACGATTGGTTTAATACGGCCAATATCGATGCTTTTGTCGCTCTTTTGAAGCAATTGGAGGTAGATATGGTATTGACTTCCTTTTCGGAGGTTGATGCAGATAATCATGTGCGAGAGAAGAATGTTTCTACGCCGTTGAGTAGTAAAGTGATGTCAATTGATGATTATTTGGTAAAGAATAATTATGAGTTGGGTGCACCAATTCATGCTATAGCTTATAGAACTGCCACGTTGAAAAATGCAAATTATAGAGTTTTTGAACGATTTTATGGGGATTTGGATTATATTATTTTACCTTTAATCTATGTGAAAACCGTATATCTTTCGCCGTTGAATATCTATCAATATTTCCTTGGAAGAGAAGGACAAAGTGTCTCAATAGCCGGATACAATACACACGTTGATGATTATTTGACAGTATGTGAGAAAACTGTAACTTTCTGGGAAGAGCATAAAGAAAGTTTTTCAAAACCACTAAGACAGTATGTCCTGAATGCAACTATTGAACGTATTAAATGGGCTTATGTATTGTTGTTATCACCTATATATAGTGGGAAGAAATCGGATAGTATTAATAAATTGAAGATATTAGATGCATTAGTAAAGAATGATCGACTCCTTTATTCGTTGACCAATAAGATTACTGCCAAAAAAGTAATTCCCTGGATATATTTTTGGAGAAAAACTGGAATCAACTTATTTAATCTGTAAGTATGAATATCTTATTTGTTTATATTACGCCGTTTCATCCCAATAAAGGCGGAATTGGTAGAGTCACTCATGAATTGACCTTGGAGTTGATTCGACGTGGTTATAAAGTCTATTATCTAATTTATCGGTGTGGAATAACGGTAATGCATGAGTATAATTATCCGGCACCGTTAACCTATCTCCCTTCAGAAGAGTGTTTATCCAAAGAAAATATAGAGGCTTATCATCGTTATTTGCGCGAGAATAAGATTGATATAGTCATTAATCAAAGTGGAAATT
It contains:
- a CDS encoding lipopolysaccharide biosynthesis protein, translating into MPQQESRVKKSLLNARVNLIFYFLTLILSFFSRKIFLDTLGADFVGLTGTLQNLLGFLNLAELGIGSAIGYVLYKPLFEHDEGKINEIISVFGYLYRWIGFIILGAGLILACFLPLIFPKTQFEMGLIFFAYFSFLASSLIGYFANYKQTLLGADQKNYVVTAYFQTGNIVKVLIQMASAYYTGSYYLWVIIELTFGIIYSIILNWKINQVYPWLRSEVRLGKQLFKKYPEVMKYTKQLFVHRISTFVQFQTTPFLVYAFVSLQTVAYYGNYTIVTDKVSQLLNNLLSSTGAGVGNLIAEGNKEKIEHVFWELISIRFFITGILLFSLYNLLPPFITLWLGPQYLLANSVLILMLFSFFIGMTRGATDQFLYGYGLFYDTWAPVAESVIFIVVAIIGGHIWGLSGVLLGGIVSSALIIGIWKPYFLFSKGFELSVWHYWRRILYYIILTIFSFFVVDFIVSLFIDSSYSLEGWGNWILYSVVITGSFSLFYFGLLYIGTKEMRTFLNRVLKWKR
- a CDS encoding glycosyltransferase family 32 protein; translation: MIPKVIHYCWFSGDKKNRFISNCIKSWRRVMPDYEIKCWDANSFDFDSIPFVKQAWQDKNWAYVSDYIRLYALYTEGGIYLDSDVKTYKRFDDFLQNRFFVGTEEPFEGSIHVESAIMGAEKNHPYLEKCLRFYNSIDYKDGKGERAEVIPFVMTRILKEEYNYKAENLDQNLADGIRIYSQKFFGHKFGTRAGDYYAIHFYNSAWSIKNRGKLYFFCKNNDLMTIYCFLEKINHLCSKK
- a CDS encoding MraY family glycosyltransferase: MGYISVLLLSFFISLGFSIFIIPRILLISFKKHLFDIPDERKVHHGVIPRLGGVSFFPAVIFTLALMIGLSRIYGEDVFPSIVSLNDTAVLSFGLSSLLLLYLTGITDDLIGVRYYQKFIVQIFCAVLLVSSGLWINNLYGIFGIYELPASVGIPFTVFTIVFITNAINLIDGIDGLASGLSGIALLFFTFLFTYQREWLYAALSIVTLGTLIPFFYYNVFGNPDRGRKIFMGDTGSLTIGMVLSMLAIRFSMTDASVLHRVPDAIVIAFSVLITPVFDVVRVILHRARFHKNIFSPDKNHIHHKFLALGFTHRAAMITILLISAGFAAMNLLLLTHIDINLLLFLDIFIWTVMQLFLTHQIKKRNANLKN
- a CDS encoding glycosyltransferase family 2 protein; protein product: MEKIKPILSVIVPVYNVEPYLSRCVDSILSQSFTNLELILVDDGSTDRSGAICDEYEKKDDRVIVCHQPNRGVAAARNRGLDLVRGEYITFVDSDDQIGTSTTYEENMAIFKKDARIDVVQYPIYAISADNRVNKSIPTSQYVEGERNLFLSWYQGNPIRGYVWDKIFKKNIFDTIRFPKGMQLAEDAYCIVDFVKVVKYLFISELGYYNYFYRDNAATIQFSAEKCTDLFLCKYRHFRFLSTLSSVDKECSHYFFYVYKDFLNTRIAVHKEGRFVDSLEFMKEHMPQWKFVRNESIKNRIWYILFSILGIRNSSSLYVNVVLLRLRVRRLFVKE
- the glf gene encoding UDP-galactopyranose mutase — its product is MIPSYDILIVGSGLYGATFAHEANKCGLRCLVIEKRSHLGGNVYCEEVEGIHVHKYGAHIFHTSNESVWNFVNSIVSFNRYTNSPIANYKGELYNLPFNMNTFYQMWGVKTPREAQVIIEVQRQEALDLMRSQGHWEPTNLEEQALILVGKDIYEKLIKGYTEKQWGRSCVDLPAFIIKRLPVRLTFDNNYFNDCYQGIPIGGYNNLIQGLLSGIDTRVNSDFFENRAYWESLAHQIVYTGPIDQYYEYQFGHLQYRTVRFESEIYDVPNFQGNAVINYTGKEIPYTRIIEHKHFELFGNDINRIGKTVVTKEYSMEWQPGMEPYYPVNDTRNNEIHAKYRHLAEKEEHVIFGGRLAEYKYYDMAPVIERALNDARTFIKER
- a CDS encoding glycosyltransferase family 2 protein, which gives rise to MAKVLTIVIPAYNVEQYIDRCLKSVTTHVDSLDDLEIIVVNDGSKDNTLELAQRYAVKYPQSVRVIDKPNGGWGSGINRGIEEATGKYLKTLDSDDWFNTANIDAFVALLKQLEVDMVLTSFSEVDADNHVREKNVSTPLSSKVMSIDDYLVKNNYELGAPIHAIAYRTATLKNANYRVFERFYGDLDYIILPLIYVKTVYLSPLNIYQYFLGREGQSVSIAGYNTHVDDYLTVCEKTVTFWEEHKESFSKPLRQYVLNATIERIKWAYVLLLSPIYSGKKSDSINKLKILDALVKNDRLLYSLTNKITAKKVIPWIYFWRKTGINLFNL
- a CDS encoding GumC family protein; its protein translation is MELIQETKNEKKNEGGITLRDIVELIFDNWYWIVLSIAVCVSVAWLYLAMQTPLYKRTAVMLVKSENKSSNDMSAILEMNGGVSVGSVDNEIYILQSHQLMREVVERLHLDVAYRVKDWLHYKSLYAESPIRVNFIDPYTAPVFMKIRPLDDTHYLLKQFSVGGVKSEDREQEIAFGDTLVSEAGRIVVEAVPEYLPAYYNIPVEVSRISLDAASGMYHASASLAGERTTLVQINCVDSNISRADAILSTLIDVYRETIIEDKNRIATSTAKFINERVEIISRELGDVENELTDFKQKNRIVSIDAAASQFMSENSQMRSELVQLEMEYAIAQAVQKAFSGKENNKQLIPNVSGVGDAGLQSQIEAYNAMILQRERLVANSGESNPLVRDLDSNLASVRENLSSSLNNYISTLKLKLGKARSVEEQTLSYIESVPQQEKKALGIIRQQNIKEALYTFLLNKREENAMQLAITEANIRVIEAPFGSSAPVAPARRMLLMGAFIVGLIIPLAIQLLRLLWNTGVRGRKDVEEYTTMPILGEIPLMKNDKDKDELAIVVGENKTSSIAESFRLLRTNMDFVAPEARVIMFTSTMPSEGKSFVSRNFAVTLAMTHKKVVLLDMDLRKRTLSKTLDLTTKNGVSTWLSGKNHSIDELIQPSSVHDRFDMISAGIVPPNPSELLMSNRFPVLIEELKKQYDYIILDCVPALVVADASIIGRVADLTIYVIRNGVLDRRYLPELEKLYRENKFKNLTVVLNGVEMESKKYGYGYGYGYGYGYGSEHGRKKKRNVIYKWAHKIVRIFRG
- a CDS encoding polysaccharide biosynthesis/export family protein; this translates as MIYLQGADELAENPQTIAQNYELKIVPDDQLLITVSSKDGELLELFANSQTLGGTGSSTTVQEAIGLRVDREGKIDVPILGEMQAAGLTRGELAENIKNKLIEGEYLKDPVVTVQLKAFKVSIMGEVNSPGVQTMSGDRVTILEALSMAGDLTPSGKRDNILVVREEGDQRVSYVVDLTSSEKVLTSPCYYLKQNDVIYVQPNKAIGVRGSATMTFISASSSILSLIASVLSIVSMIIVLKDK